Proteins co-encoded in one Cytobacillus sp. NJ13 genomic window:
- the mtaB gene encoding tRNA (N(6)-L-threonylcarbamoyladenosine(37)-C(2))-methylthiotransferase MtaB, whose amino-acid sequence MPAVAFHTLGCKVNHYETEAIWQLFKEAGYERTDFESVSDVYVINTCTVTNTGDKKSRQVIRRAIRKNPDAVICVTGCYAQTSPAEIMAIPGVDIVVGTQDRVKMLEYIEQYKQERQPINGVGNIMKNRVYEELDVPAFTDRTRASLKIQEGCNNFCTFCIIPWARGLMRSRDPKEVIRQAQQLVDAGYKEIVLTGIHTGGYGEDMKDYNLAMLLRDLEAQVKGLKRLRISSIEASQITDEVIEVMDQSKVVVRHLHIPLQSGSNTVLKRMRRKYTMEFFAERLERLKEALPGLAVTSDVIVGFPGETEEEFMETYNFIKEHKFSELHVFPYSKRTGTPAARMDDQIDEEVKNERVHRLIALSDQLAKEYASQYEGEVLEVIPEESFKESSDSSLFVGYTDNYLKVVFPATEEMVGQIVKVKITKAGYPYNEGKFVRVLDELNETEEAAV is encoded by the coding sequence ATGCCTGCAGTTGCATTTCATACACTTGGCTGTAAAGTCAATCATTACGAAACAGAAGCCATTTGGCAGCTGTTCAAAGAAGCTGGCTATGAACGGACAGACTTTGAATCCGTTTCAGATGTATATGTGATTAACACATGTACGGTTACAAATACTGGTGATAAGAAAAGCCGCCAGGTAATCAGAAGGGCAATCAGGAAAAACCCTGATGCGGTTATCTGTGTAACGGGCTGTTATGCACAAACCTCACCGGCCGAAATTATGGCGATTCCTGGAGTGGATATCGTTGTTGGCACCCAGGATCGAGTAAAGATGCTTGAGTATATCGAGCAGTATAAACAAGAACGGCAGCCGATCAATGGTGTTGGAAACATCATGAAGAATCGTGTCTACGAAGAGCTAGATGTTCCGGCATTTACCGATCGGACACGTGCTTCCCTTAAAATTCAGGAAGGCTGCAATAACTTCTGCACTTTCTGCATTATCCCCTGGGCGCGCGGTTTAATGAGATCCAGGGATCCGAAAGAAGTAATCCGCCAGGCGCAGCAGCTGGTTGATGCCGGCTATAAAGAAATCGTTCTGACTGGAATCCATACAGGCGGTTATGGCGAAGATATGAAAGATTATAATCTGGCTATGCTTCTTAGGGATCTGGAAGCTCAGGTAAAAGGTCTTAAACGTTTAAGAATTTCTTCTATTGAAGCCAGCCAGATTACCGATGAAGTTATTGAGGTTATGGATCAGTCCAAGGTTGTTGTAAGGCATTTGCACATTCCTCTTCAGTCAGGATCTAATACGGTCCTTAAGAGGATGCGCCGCAAGTATACCATGGAGTTCTTTGCTGAGCGTCTTGAGCGCTTGAAAGAAGCTCTCCCAGGTTTGGCTGTTACATCAGATGTTATCGTTGGCTTCCCGGGAGAAACAGAAGAAGAATTCATGGAAACCTACAATTTTATTAAAGAACATAAATTTTCCGAGCTTCATGTATTTCCTTATTCAAAGCGTACAGGAACACCTGCAGCGAGAATGGACGACCAGATTGATGAAGAAGTTAAAAACGAGCGTGTCCATCGCCTGATTGCCTTATCAGATCAGCTTGCAAAAGAATACGCATCTCAGTATGAAGGCGAAGTTCTTGAAGTGATTCCAGAGGAAAGCTTTAAGGAAAGCAGTGACAGCAGTTTATTTGTCGGCTACACTGACAATTACTTGAAAGTCGTCTTCCCGGCAACGGAAGAAATGGTCGGCCAGATTGTAAAAGTTAAAATTACAAAAGCTGGCTACCCTTACAATGAAGGTAAATTTGTAAGAGTCCTTGATGAATTGAATGAAACAGAAGAGGCTGCAGTTTAA
- a CDS encoding GatB/YqeY domain-containing protein has product MSLLERLNEDMKQAMRNKEKEKLTVIRMIKASLQNEAIKLGEELNEEQELTVLSREVKQRKDSLHEFEKAGREDLVEKIRTELQYVELYMPKQLSEDEVSKIVAETVAETGASSKADMGKVMAAIMPKVKGKADGSLVNKLVQQHLS; this is encoded by the coding sequence ATGAGTCTTCTCGAGCGTTTAAATGAAGATATGAAACAAGCGATGAGGAATAAAGAAAAAGAAAAGCTTACTGTAATTCGTATGATTAAAGCTTCGCTTCAAAACGAAGCAATCAAGCTTGGTGAAGAGCTTAACGAAGAACAGGAGCTAACTGTCCTTTCTCGCGAAGTTAAACAACGCAAGGATTCCCTCCATGAATTTGAAAAAGCAGGTCGTGAAGATCTTGTTGAAAAAATTCGTACTGAACTTCAGTATGTCGAATTATATATGCCAAAACAGCTCTCTGAAGATGAAGTTTCAAAAATTGTTGCAGAAACGGTTGCAGAAACTGGTGCTTCTTCAAAAGCTGATATGGGAAAAGTGATGGCTGCAATTATGCCTAAGGTAAAAGGCAAAGCAGATGGGTCACTTGTAAATAAACTTGTACAACAACACCTTTCATAA
- the rpsU gene encoding 30S ribosomal protein S21, which produces MSKTVVRKNESLEDALRRFKRSVSKTGTLQEARKREFYEKPSIKRKKKSEAARKRKW; this is translated from the coding sequence ATGTCTAAAACCGTCGTTCGTAAAAACGAATCGCTTGAAGATGCTCTTCGTCGCTTCAAACGTTCAGTATCAAAAACTGGTACTTTGCAGGAAGCAAGAAAGCGCGAATTCTACGAAAAACCTAGTATTAAACGTAAGAAAAAGTCTGAGGCTGCTAGAAAGCGTAAGTGGTAA
- the dnaJ gene encoding molecular chaperone DnaJ produces MSKRDYYEVLGISKGASKDEIKKAYRKLSKKYHPDINKEPDADEKFKEVKEAYEVLSDDQKKAHYDQFGHTDPNQGFGGAGFEGFGGFEDIFSTFFGGGGSRRRDPNAPRQGADLQYTMSLSFEEAVFGKETDIEIPREETCDTCSGSGAKPGTKPETCRHCHGSGQLNVEQNTPFGKIVNRRVCHYCNGTGKEIKEKCTTCRGTGKVQKRRKIHVKIPAGIDDGQQLRVAGQGEPGVNGGPSGDLYVVFHVRSHEFFERDGDDVYCEMPITFVQAALGDEIEVPTLHGKVKLKVPSGTQTGTKFRLKGKGVPNVRGYGTGDQHIIVRIITPTKLTEKQKQLLSEFAEVSGTVPQGEQEESFFSKVKRAFKGE; encoded by the coding sequence ATGAGTAAAAGGGATTACTATGAAGTTCTTGGAATCAGCAAAGGTGCATCCAAGGATGAAATTAAGAAGGCTTATCGAAAACTTTCAAAAAAATATCATCCTGATATTAATAAAGAGCCTGATGCAGACGAGAAGTTCAAGGAAGTTAAAGAAGCATATGAAGTCCTCAGCGACGACCAGAAAAAGGCCCACTATGATCAATTCGGCCATACGGACCCTAATCAGGGCTTTGGCGGAGCCGGTTTTGAAGGTTTTGGAGGATTTGAAGACATTTTCAGCACCTTCTTCGGAGGAGGAGGCTCCCGCCGGCGTGACCCTAATGCCCCAAGGCAGGGTGCAGACTTGCAGTACACCATGTCCTTATCCTTTGAGGAAGCAGTATTTGGCAAAGAGACCGATATTGAAATTCCGCGTGAAGAGACGTGTGATACCTGCAGCGGTTCAGGCGCGAAGCCAGGAACTAAGCCGGAAACATGCCGTCACTGTCATGGATCAGGTCAGCTGAATGTTGAACAAAATACGCCATTTGGCAAGATAGTAAATAGAAGAGTTTGCCACTACTGTAATGGTACCGGCAAGGAAATCAAAGAGAAGTGCACTACTTGCCGAGGAACCGGTAAAGTCCAGAAACGCAGGAAGATACACGTGAAAATTCCTGCGGGCATTGATGATGGCCAGCAGCTCCGCGTGGCGGGCCAAGGGGAACCCGGTGTAAATGGAGGCCCTTCTGGCGACCTTTATGTTGTTTTCCATGTTCGTTCACATGAATTCTTTGAGCGTGATGGCGATGACGTTTATTGCGAGATGCCTATAACATTTGTGCAGGCAGCCCTTGGCGATGAAATCGAAGTTCCGACACTCCATGGAAAAGTAAAACTTAAAGTCCCATCAGGCACACAAACAGGAACCAAATTCCGCCTCAAAGGAAAAGGTGTTCCAAATGTAAGAGGATACGGAACAGGGGATCAGCATATTATTGTACGCATTATTACTCCTACAAAGCTGACAGAAAAACAAAAGCAGCTTTTAAGCGAATTTGCTGAAGTCAGCGGAACAGTTCCCCAGGGAGAACAGGAAGAAAGCTTTTTTTCTAAAGTAAAACGAGCCTTTAAAGGTGAATAA
- the hrcA gene encoding heat-inducible transcriptional repressor HrcA, giving the protein MLTDRQLLIFQVIVDDFIQTAQPVGSRTLSKKEEISFSSATIRNEMADLEELGFIEKTHTSSGRIPSEKGYRYYVDHLLSPQKLNQHDIHKVQSIFAERIYELEKIVQRSAKILSELTNYTSIVLGPAVRDNKLKKIQIVPLNKETAIAIIVTDTGHVENRMFHLPENIDAGDLEKVVNILNDRLAGAPLESLNNKLYKEVAVLLRHHINNYDLMLNSIADTIKIPAYDKLFFGGKTNMLSQPEFHDIEKVKNLMNMIEQEEGIYDLIRKNKSGINIKIGRENNNSAMENCSLITASYSIGTEQLGTIAILGPTRMEYSRVISLLNYISADLSAVLSKLYQNR; this is encoded by the coding sequence GTGTTAACAGATCGTCAATTATTAATTTTTCAAGTAATTGTTGATGATTTTATTCAAACTGCACAGCCTGTCGGGTCGAGAACCTTGTCGAAAAAAGAAGAAATTTCTTTTAGTTCCGCAACGATCAGAAATGAGATGGCTGATTTAGAGGAACTTGGGTTTATTGAAAAAACACACACCTCATCGGGGAGGATTCCATCTGAAAAAGGGTACCGCTACTACGTGGATCACCTTTTATCCCCGCAAAAATTAAATCAGCATGATATTCACAAAGTGCAATCTATCTTTGCGGAAAGAATCTATGAGCTCGAGAAAATCGTTCAAAGATCGGCAAAAATTCTATCTGAGCTGACAAATTATACATCCATTGTCCTCGGGCCTGCAGTAAGGGATAACAAGCTGAAGAAAATTCAGATCGTACCCTTGAATAAAGAAACAGCGATAGCAATTATTGTCACAGATACAGGCCATGTGGAGAACAGGATGTTCCACTTGCCGGAAAACATTGATGCTGGTGATTTGGAGAAGGTTGTCAATATCCTTAATGACCGACTTGCAGGTGCACCATTGGAAAGTCTGAACAATAAGTTATATAAAGAGGTTGCCGTTCTTTTAAGGCATCATATTAATAATTATGATCTAATGCTGAATTCAATTGCCGACACAATCAAGATACCGGCCTATGATAAGCTTTTCTTTGGCGGTAAAACAAATATGCTCAGCCAGCCCGAGTTTCATGATATTGAAAAGGTTAAAAACCTCATGAATATGATCGAGCAGGAAGAAGGCATATATGATTTAATCCGTAAAAACAAGTCAGGGATCAATATAAAAATCGGCCGGGAGAATAATAATTCAGCAATGGAAAACTGCAGTCTGATTACAGCAAGCTATTCGATCGGCACCGAACAGCTCGGTACCATCGCCATTCTGGGGCCGACCAGAATGGAATATTCAAGAGTCATAAGCTTATTGAATTATATCAGTGCAGACCTATCAGCTGTTTTATCTAAACTGTATCAAAACAGATGA
- the dnaK gene encoding molecular chaperone DnaK: MSKIIGIDLGTTNSCVAVLEGGEPKVIPNPEGNRTTPSVVAFKNGERQVGEVAKRQSITNPNTIISIKRHMGTDHKTEIEGKEYSPQEVSAIILQYLKSYAEDYLGESVTKAVITVPAYFNDAERQATKDAGRIAGLEVERIINEPTAAALAYGLDKMDEDQTILVYDLGGGTFDVSILELGDGVFEVKSTAGDNRLGGDDFDQVIIDYLVDQFKKENGIDLAKDKMALQRLKDAAEKAKKDLSGVTSTQISLPFITAGEAGPLHLEVTLSRAKFEELSADLVERTMGPTRQALKDAGLTPSELDKVILVGGSTRIPAVQEAIKKETGKEPHRGVNPDEVVAMGAAIQGGVITGDVKDVVLLDVTPLSLGIETMGGVFTKLIERNTTIPTSKSQVFSTAADNQSAVDIHVLQGERPMAADNKTLGRFQLGDIPPAPRGVPQIEVSFDIDKNGIVNVRAKDLGTNKEQAITIKSSTGLSDEEIEKMVREAEENAEADKKRKEEVELRNEADQLVFTTEKTLKDLEGKVDEAEVNKANEAKDALKAAIEKNDLDEIRAKKDALQEVVQALTMKLYEQAQAAQAAQGAEGAESKSDDDNVVDAEFEEVKDDK, from the coding sequence ATGAGCAAAATTATCGGAATCGATTTAGGTACAACAAACTCATGTGTCGCTGTCCTTGAAGGCGGCGAACCAAAAGTAATTCCAAATCCGGAAGGCAACCGTACAACACCTTCAGTTGTTGCGTTTAAGAACGGCGAGCGCCAGGTCGGTGAGGTGGCAAAGCGCCAGTCTATTACAAACCCGAACACCATCATTTCCATTAAACGCCACATGGGTACGGATCATAAAACTGAAATTGAAGGAAAAGAATACTCGCCTCAAGAGGTTTCTGCTATTATTCTTCAATATTTGAAATCTTATGCAGAAGACTATCTTGGCGAGAGTGTTACTAAAGCAGTAATCACAGTTCCGGCATATTTCAACGATGCTGAGCGTCAGGCTACAAAGGATGCGGGCAGAATTGCCGGCCTGGAAGTTGAACGAATCATCAACGAACCTACTGCTGCAGCTTTAGCATATGGTCTTGATAAAATGGATGAAGACCAGACAATTCTTGTTTATGACCTTGGCGGCGGTACTTTTGACGTGTCTATTCTTGAACTTGGCGATGGAGTATTTGAAGTAAAATCAACTGCCGGGGATAACCGTCTTGGCGGAGATGATTTTGACCAAGTAATTATTGATTACCTGGTTGATCAATTCAAAAAAGAGAATGGCATTGATCTTGCTAAAGATAAAATGGCTCTTCAGCGTTTAAAAGATGCCGCTGAAAAAGCGAAAAAAGATCTTTCAGGTGTTACTTCAACACAAATCTCGCTTCCGTTTATCACGGCTGGGGAAGCAGGCCCTTTACACCTTGAAGTGACACTTTCAAGAGCCAAATTTGAAGAGCTGTCTGCAGACCTTGTTGAACGCACAATGGGACCTACACGCCAGGCGTTAAAGGATGCTGGATTGACTCCTTCAGAACTTGATAAAGTTATCCTTGTCGGAGGTTCAACTCGTATTCCTGCCGTACAGGAAGCAATCAAGAAAGAAACAGGAAAAGAACCACATAGAGGAGTTAACCCTGATGAAGTTGTAGCAATGGGTGCAGCCATTCAGGGCGGTGTAATCACAGGTGACGTTAAGGATGTTGTCCTGCTGGATGTAACTCCTTTATCTCTTGGAATTGAAACAATGGGCGGAGTGTTCACTAAGCTGATTGAACGCAATACAACCATTCCAACATCAAAATCTCAGGTGTTCTCAACTGCTGCTGATAACCAGTCAGCTGTTGATATCCATGTGCTGCAAGGGGAACGCCCGATGGCTGCAGATAATAAAACACTGGGCCGCTTCCAGCTTGGCGATATTCCTCCTGCTCCTCGAGGAGTGCCTCAAATCGAAGTATCATTCGATATCGACAAAAATGGTATCGTAAACGTACGCGCTAAAGACTTGGGCACAAATAAAGAGCAGGCCATTACGATTAAATCATCAACAGGATTATCTGATGAAGAAATCGAAAAAATGGTAAGAGAAGCTGAAGAAAATGCTGAAGCAGATAAGAAGCGCAAAGAAGAAGTTGAACTCCGCAATGAAGCGGATCAGCTTGTATTCACTACTGAAAAGACTCTAAAAGATCTTGAAGGCAAAGTGGATGAAGCTGAAGTGAACAAAGCAAATGAAGCTAAAGATGCCCTAAAGGCTGCAATTGAAAAGAACGATCTGGATGAGATCCGTGCGAAGAAAGATGCTTTACAGGAGGTTGTCCAGGCGTTAACAATGAAACTTTATGAGCAGGCTCAAGCTGCTCAGGCTGCACAGGGTGCAGAAGGCGCTGAAAGCAAAAGTGACGACGATAATGTCGTAGATGCTGAGTTCGAAGAAGTTAAAGACGATAAATAA
- the prmA gene encoding 50S ribosomal protein L11 methyltransferase, with protein MKWSEISIHTANEAVEPISNILHEAGASGVVIEDPLELVKERKDQFGEIYQLNPQDYPEEGVIVKAYLPVNSFLGETVDEIKEAINNLILFNIDIGANKVSISEVNEEEWATAWKKYYNPVKISERFTIVPTWEDYTPVSSDELIIELDPGMAFGTGTHPTTVMCIQALERTVKQGDKVVDVGTGSGVLSIAAAMLGAEKVKALDLDEVAVNSAKLNIKLNKVQKIVEVSQGNLLDGVSQGADVVVANILAEVILRFTDDVASVVKEGGYFIASGIIQQKKQEVRDAISEAGFEVEETIQMEDWVAIVARRK; from the coding sequence GTGAAATGGTCAGAAATCAGTATTCATACTGCAAATGAAGCTGTTGAACCGATTTCGAATATTTTGCATGAAGCCGGAGCAAGCGGAGTTGTTATAGAGGATCCTTTAGAACTTGTAAAAGAAAGAAAGGACCAATTCGGTGAAATCTACCAGCTCAATCCGCAGGATTATCCTGAAGAAGGCGTAATTGTAAAAGCGTATCTGCCAGTAAACAGTTTTCTTGGTGAAACTGTCGATGAAATAAAAGAAGCGATCAATAACCTGATATTATTTAACATTGACATTGGGGCAAATAAAGTCAGCATTAGTGAAGTAAATGAAGAAGAATGGGCTACTGCCTGGAAAAAATACTATAATCCTGTAAAAATTTCAGAACGTTTTACAATTGTCCCAACCTGGGAGGATTACACACCTGTCAGCAGTGATGAGCTTATCATAGAGCTTGACCCTGGAATGGCTTTTGGAACGGGAACACACCCTACAACGGTGATGTGTATACAAGCACTTGAAAGAACAGTAAAACAGGGTGATAAAGTTGTAGATGTAGGAACAGGATCGGGAGTTTTAAGCATTGCAGCAGCTATGCTTGGTGCTGAGAAGGTGAAAGCACTTGATCTTGATGAAGTGGCAGTAAATTCAGCTAAATTAAATATTAAGCTGAATAAAGTGCAGAAAATAGTTGAAGTATCACAAGGAAACCTGCTCGATGGTGTCAGTCAGGGAGCTGATGTGGTCGTTGCCAACATCCTGGCAGAAGTGATTCTCCGATTTACTGATGATGTTGCATCTGTCGTAAAGGAAGGCGGGTACTTTATCGCTTCAGGCATTATCCAGCAGAAGAAACAGGAAGTAAGAGATGCTATTTCCGAAGCGGGATTTGAAGTTGAAGAAACCATTCAAATGGAAGATTGGGTTGCTATTGTGGCAAGGAGAAAATAA
- the grpE gene encoding nucleotide exchange factor GrpE has product MLAEEKDTLNQELNEQTNEPEGTENEAPIEEVFAEAEAEAGTDEGSTDAELTAAKAKIAELEDKLEEEENRIYRLQADFENSRRRARLDLEASEKYRAQSLISDLLPAIDNFERALQMETENEQAKSILQGMEMVYRSLLEAIKKEGAEQIEAVGKEFDPHLHQAVMQVEDENFDSNIVVEEFQKGYKLKDRVIRPSMVKVNQ; this is encoded by the coding sequence ATGTTGGCAGAAGAGAAAGACACACTAAACCAAGAATTAAATGAACAAACCAACGAACCTGAAGGAACTGAAAATGAGGCTCCTATTGAAGAGGTATTTGCGGAGGCAGAGGCAGAAGCTGGTACTGATGAGGGAAGCACTGATGCAGAGCTTACTGCAGCGAAAGCGAAAATTGCTGAACTGGAAGACAAGCTGGAAGAGGAAGAAAATCGCATCTACCGCCTTCAGGCTGATTTTGAAAATTCTCGGCGCCGTGCGAGGCTTGACCTTGAAGCGTCTGAAAAATATAGAGCACAGAGCTTAATCTCCGATTTGCTGCCTGCAATTGACAATTTTGAGAGAGCACTTCAGATGGAAACTGAAAATGAACAGGCTAAATCTATCCTTCAAGGGATGGAAATGGTTTACCGAAGCTTGCTGGAGGCTATTAAAAAAGAAGGCGCAGAACAGATTGAAGCAGTTGGGAAAGAATTCGATCCTCATTTACACCAGGCTGTGATGCAGGTGGAAGATGAGAATTTTGATTCCAATATTGTGGTCGAAGAATTTCAAAAAGGCTACAAGTTAAAGGATAGAGTCATTCGTCCATCAATGGTTAAAGTAAATCAATAA
- the deoC gene encoding deoxyribose-phosphate aldolase, with protein sequence MTNNVAKMIDHTLLKADATKDQIEKICAEAKEYNFASVCVNPAWVKLSSELLNGTEVKVCTVIGFPLGASTPETKAFETKNAIENGATEVDMVINIGALKGGDNELVERDIRAVVDAARGKALTKVIIETCLLTEDEKVRACELSVKAGADFVKTSTGFSTGGATAEDIALMRKTVGPEIGVKASGGVRSAEDAQKMIDAGATRIGASSGAAIVNGLTSDSDY encoded by the coding sequence ATGACAAATAACGTAGCGAAAATGATCGATCATACATTACTTAAAGCCGATGCAACAAAAGACCAAATAGAAAAAATCTGTGCTGAGGCTAAAGAATACAATTTTGCGTCAGTCTGTGTAAACCCTGCATGGGTCAAACTTTCAAGCGAATTGCTTAACGGAACTGAAGTAAAAGTCTGTACGGTAATCGGCTTCCCGCTGGGAGCTTCCACACCTGAAACAAAAGCATTTGAAACAAAGAATGCCATCGAAAACGGTGCAACAGAAGTAGATATGGTAATTAACATTGGCGCTTTAAAAGGCGGAGACAATGAGCTAGTGGAAAGAGATATCCGTGCGGTTGTTGATGCTGCCAGAGGAAAAGCATTAACAAAGGTTATTATCGAAACTTGTCTTCTTACTGAAGATGAAAAAGTTAGAGCATGTGAACTTTCTGTAAAAGCAGGTGCTGACTTTGTTAAAACATCTACAGGATTTTCAACAGGAGGAGCAACAGCTGAAGACATCGCACTTATGAGAAAAACTGTCGGCCCAGAAATCGGTGTTAAAGCTTCAGGCGGAGTTAGAAGCGCTGAAGATGCACAGAAAATGATTGATGCAGGTGCAACGAGAATTGGAGCAAGCTCTGGCGCTGCTATTGTCAACGGTTTAACAAGCGATTCAGATTATTAA
- a CDS encoding 16S rRNA (uracil(1498)-N(3))-methyltransferase, whose protein sequence is MQRYFTENAVKENVFLIKGEDRHHIVKVMRMKEGDNIICVEQSQNSALCSIAEITDEHVAAEVVQWIEGSSELPADITIVSGLPKGDKLEWIIQKGTELGAHRFIPFTSARSVVKWDAKKSVKKAERWQKIAKEAAEQSHRTMVPEVFAPLDLKSLLKLSGDYSYKLIAFEEEAKRGEDSVLYKTLSSMNKGQSLMVVFGPEGGLADNEVSLLQEAGFLACGLGPRILRTETAPLYLLSAVSYHFELMG, encoded by the coding sequence GTGCAGAGGTATTTCACAGAGAATGCTGTAAAGGAAAATGTCTTTCTAATTAAAGGGGAAGACCGCCATCACATTGTAAAAGTAATGCGCATGAAAGAAGGCGACAATATTATCTGTGTCGAACAATCCCAAAATAGCGCACTTTGCTCAATTGCAGAAATTACCGATGAACATGTAGCTGCAGAAGTTGTACAATGGATTGAAGGGTCTTCTGAGCTGCCTGCCGATATTACTATTGTGAGCGGACTGCCTAAAGGGGATAAGCTGGAGTGGATCATTCAAAAGGGCACTGAGCTGGGAGCACATCGTTTTATCCCTTTTACTTCAGCCCGTTCAGTAGTAAAATGGGATGCGAAGAAATCTGTGAAAAAAGCAGAGAGATGGCAGAAGATTGCTAAAGAAGCTGCTGAACAGTCACACAGGACCATGGTACCTGAAGTGTTTGCACCTCTTGATTTGAAGTCATTGCTGAAATTATCTGGAGATTATTCATATAAATTGATTGCCTTTGAGGAAGAAGCGAAGCGGGGAGAGGACTCTGTGCTCTATAAAACACTTTCTTCTATGAATAAAGGACAATCACTTATGGTTGTATTCGGGCCAGAAGGCGGGCTTGCAGACAATGAAGTTTCATTGCTGCAGGAAGCAGGCTTTCTGGCCTGCGGGTTGGGGCCGCGTATTTTAAGAACAGAGACAGCACCTCTCTATTTGCTGTCAGCTGTTTCCTATCATTTTGAATTAATGGGGTGA
- a CDS encoding Na/Pi symporter, with protein MVQLLLFFLLIGLFIYGMTLLRSGLFNLSADSFKKWLAVMTNSPWKGLVIGTMVTAVLQSSSAVMIITIGMVSARILTFPQTIGIILGTNIGTTFTTELITFNIESYIIPLAAAGSILAVLKKNSMRSTGLALLGLSAVFAAMRGFEYLAGSVKDNDMVNHWLLALDGNYIFAAAAGIVLTAIIQSSTATTGIIMGFLTAGAMDLDTGIAIMLGSNIGTCADAYLASIGSGKEAKLTAFAHIWLNCLGVAAFYPFIHALAVFGQSAASSPDVQLAHISVLFNVISSLLVLPVANQFGRFVIRLHDR; from the coding sequence TTGGTCCAGCTGTTATTATTTTTTCTGCTAATCGGGTTATTTATTTATGGTATGACACTTTTAAGATCAGGCCTGTTTAATTTATCTGCCGATTCATTTAAAAAATGGCTGGCAGTGATGACAAATTCACCATGGAAAGGTCTTGTTATTGGCACAATGGTCACCGCTGTCCTGCAGAGCAGTTCAGCGGTAATGATTATTACAATTGGAATGGTTTCTGCACGGATTCTTACTTTTCCCCAGACAATCGGCATCATTTTAGGAACCAACATCGGGACAACATTTACGACAGAATTAATCACTTTTAATATAGAATCTTATATTATTCCGCTTGCTGCTGCCGGAAGCATCCTGGCGGTATTGAAGAAAAATAGCATGCGAAGCACCGGTCTGGCATTACTGGGTTTATCAGCGGTTTTTGCAGCAATGCGCGGGTTTGAATATCTGGCCGGTTCAGTTAAAGATAATGATATGGTTAATCACTGGCTGCTTGCTTTGGATGGAAATTACATATTCGCAGCAGCGGCTGGAATTGTCCTTACTGCGATTATCCAATCAAGCACCGCAACAACTGGCATTATCATGGGGTTTTTAACTGCAGGAGCAATGGATTTGGATACCGGCATTGCCATAATGCTTGGATCTAATATCGGAACATGCGCAGACGCTTATTTAGCATCCATCGGTTCCGGAAAAGAAGCAAAGCTGACTGCCTTTGCACACATCTGGCTGAACTGCCTGGGTGTCGCAGCCTTTTATCCTTTTATTCATGCCCTTGCTGTTTTTGGACAAAGTGCAGCCAGTTCCCCGGATGTGCAGCTTGCACACATCAGTGTTTTATTTAATGTGATATCCTCACTGCTTGTTCTTCCAGTTGCAAATCAGTTTGGAAGGTTTGTCATTAGGCTTCATGACCGATAG